Sequence from the Candidatus Peregrinibacteria bacterium genome:
TTGGTAGATAGTGGTGCTGATTTTACTCTTATATCCAGATCGGATGGTATGTTTCTTGGACTTGATTATAGTAAAATCAAAGGCGAAGAGGTGAAGATAGAGGTTGCAAATATGGCCATATTACATACGAAAAAAGTAAAAATGATGCTTGAATTTTGCGATAATACTTTTGAAATTCCCGTACTCATAGCAAAAGAAGAAGTGGAAAGGCTACTTGGAAGAAACGGTGTTTTTGACAGGTTTGATGTGACATTTAAAGAAAAGGATCAGGAGGTTGTATTTGAGGAACGGTAGTTTGCCATTCTTTGGAGTGTGGGAATTTGCATTTCGCTCACTCGCGGTATCGGAAGATGGCGCATCATACGTTGTAGGAAGGGTTTGGGCTGATTACGAAGAAATAGAGCTTTAAAAATCGAAACATCAAGTAATCGCAAGGGGGCGTGTCATCGGCATGGTGTGATTGTACAGTTCGAATTCCGGCGATTTCGACCATTCTTCGAGTGTAATGCCAGATTTGTCTTTTGCGGACAATTGCACATCTGAGAGTGGCCATTTTATGCCGATTTCAGGGTCGTTGTATATGATACTGATTTCGCATGAAGGATTATAAAGTCCGGTGCATTTGTATTCCACGATGGCATTTTCGGAAGTTACGACAAATCCATGCGCAAATCCGGCCGGAAGCCAAAGCGCTTTATGATTTTTGTCACTCAGTTCAATGCCGAACCACTCCCCGAAGGTCGGAGAACCCCTCTTAACATCTACAATCACATCATATATCGCACCTTTTACGGCTCTCACCAATTTACCCTGATGTGGATTCCACTGCGCATGAAGTCCCCTCAAAATCCCCTTCTCGGAGTAAGAAAGGTTGTCCTGTACGAACTGCGCATCTAGCCCGATTTCAGCGAATTTTTCTTTATGAAACACTTCATGAAAATATCCGCGCTCGTCTCCGAAAACTTGTGGAGTCAAAACATAGGCGTTTTGCAGTGATGTGGCTTCGACTTTTATATTTGTCATGATTTGGATTGTAATGTCCGGCTAATCCAAAGTCAAAGTTTGGATTAGCCGGGCACGGTGTAAATGGTAATATGTCATATTTTAGCTTCCAATGGCAAATATTATCTGTTAAATTTTCGTGGGCAATTCGCCGGCTTTATATTTTAATACTACAGTGTGGCAAAAAAAGCGTTCATAACAGGCATTACTGGGCAAGATGGCCCATTTCTCGCGAAGTTATTATTGGAAAAGGGGTATGAAGTATATGGAGGCGTTAGAAGGGCAAGCACTCCCAATATGCGCAATTTGGAATTCCTTGGGATTGATAAAGATGTTAAGCTCATTGAAATCGATCTGATCGAATACAGCAATTTATACAAAATTATAACAACTATAAAGCCCGATGAGTTCTATAATCTTGCTGCACAAAGTTTCGTTGGATCAAGTTTTGAATTACCAATATTGACCACAAATATAAACAGCCTTGGAGTCGCCTATATTCTCGATATTATTAAAACATTTTCACCACAAACTAAATTCTACCAAGCATCCACTTCTGAAATGTTTGGTAAGATCAAAGAGCCGATGCAGAATGAAGAAACTCCATTCTATCCTCGAAGCCCATACGGTGTATCAAAAGTATATGCTCATTGGTTAACTGTAAATTATCGTGAGAGTTACGGGCTATTCGCCACCTCCGGCATACTTTTCAATCATGAAAGTGAATTGCGCGGCCCTCAATTTGTCACAAGAAAAATCACACGTCACGTCGCGAACGTATCAAACGGTAGCACTGAAATATTGGAACTCGGTAATTTGAACGCATCCAGAGATTGGGGGTATGCCAAAGAATATGTAGAAGGCATGTATCTCATGCTACAAGCGGATAAGCCCGATACTTTCGTACTTGCAACCGGCAAAACCACTTCCGTGAGAGACTTTGTTGAAAGCGCATATAAAGTTATTGGCATTGATATCCGATGGGATGGCGCGGCTCTAAAGGAGAAAGGCTACGATAAAAAAAGCGATAAATTGCTCATACAAGTGAACCCTGAGTTTTATCGTCCGGCTGAAGTTGATGTGCTACTCGGGAATGCCTCAAAAGCAAAAAACATACTTGGATGGGAGCCAAAAATTGGAGTCATAGAACTTGCTGACATCATGGTAAAAAATGATATAAACTTACTCAATCGATAAGTGTAGCATGTATTCATGCGTATACGTTCCAAGTATAAAAGCTATTTTCATAGGGAATAATTATCAACTCTCCGATCTAAAAAGTATCTCCTTAACATGCTGTCGAGAGTATATATCAATTTAGGCTTGCTGATAAGATAATCATTGAAAGAAAGAGCATCTCCGGATTTTATCGCTTCAACTTTGTAATCAAAGTAAAGGTTATTCCCTTCCATGGAAATGGTGTAAAAATTATTATCCAACAATACTTTGTTCTGTTTCATTTTGATATTATTGATGTATTCATCTTTACCAATAAGCAAAACGGATAAATCCGTATGGTGCTGAAAAGCTAATTCAAAAACGTGATTTACACTGCTTATGGAAGGATCTCCGAACACTAAGTATATTGATTTATCTTCAACGAATGCCTTATTGACTTTTGCCCACTCAATTGAAGATTGCAGTTCTTTGGACCATAACGGATCTATG
This genomic interval carries:
- the rfbC gene encoding dTDP-4-dehydrorhamnose 3,5-epimerase, whose product is MTNIKVEATSLQNAYVLTPQVFGDERGYFHEVFHKEKFAEIGLDAQFVQDNLSYSEKGILRGLHAQWNPHQGKLVRAVKGAIYDVIVDVKRGSPTFGEWFGIELSDKNHKALWLPAGFAHGFVVTSENAIVEYKCTGLYNPSCEISIIYNDPEIGIKWPLSDVQLSAKDKSGITLEEWSKSPEFELYNHTMPMTRPLAIT
- the gmd gene encoding GDP-mannose 4,6-dehydratase, with the translated sequence MAKKAFITGITGQDGPFLAKLLLEKGYEVYGGVRRASTPNMRNLEFLGIDKDVKLIEIDLIEYSNLYKIITTIKPDEFYNLAAQSFVGSSFELPILTTNINSLGVAYILDIIKTFSPQTKFYQASTSEMFGKIKEPMQNEETPFYPRSPYGVSKVYAHWLTVNYRESYGLFATSGILFNHESELRGPQFVTRKITRHVANVSNGSTEILELGNLNASRDWGYAKEYVEGMYLMLQADKPDTFVLATGKTTSVRDFVESAYKVIGIDIRWDGAALKEKGYDKKSDKLLIQVNPEFYRPAEVDVLLGNASKAKNILGWEPKIGVIELADIMVKNDINLLNR